From Roseibium alexandrii DFL-11, the proteins below share one genomic window:
- a CDS encoding protease inhibitor Inh/omp19 family protein: MKRAANLGLVVGLVILAAGCQRLSGGPNYAAPLPATPTTPVNSGALQPLDPAVPGTETATAGLDGTAPTTDGAVAAVTPPANAQQVGRTDLLGGWKLASGADNCMAFMTLTTWSGGYRANTRGCATPVLTGISAWDLNGNQVVLKDGSGQTVAQLYSSQSGRFDGQTATGVPVSLYR, translated from the coding sequence ATGAAGCGTGCGGCAAACTTGGGTTTGGTTGTGGGGTTGGTGATTCTCGCTGCGGGATGCCAGAGGCTTTCCGGCGGACCGAATTATGCTGCTCCGTTGCCCGCCACGCCGACGACGCCGGTCAACTCCGGTGCTTTGCAGCCGCTTGACCCTGCAGTCCCGGGAACTGAAACCGCGACAGCCGGGCTTGATGGAACCGCACCCACAACCGACGGTGCCGTGGCAGCCGTGACACCTCCTGCGAACGCTCAACAAGTAGGCCGTACCGACCTCCTCGGCGGCTGGAAATTGGCCTCTGGCGCCGACAATTGCATGGCATTCATGACCTTGACGACCTGGTCTGGTGGCTACCGTGCAAATACCAGAGGTTGTGCGACGCCTGTGCTGACCGGAATTTCCGCATGGGATCTGAATGGCAATCAGGTGGTCTTGAAGGACGGGAGTGGGCAAACTGTTGCGCAGCTCTACTCCAGCCAATCCGGGCGGTTTGACGGCCAGACGGCTACTGGAGTGCCGGTCTCTCTTTACCGTTAA